A DNA window from Actinomadura luzonensis contains the following coding sequences:
- a CDS encoding integrase catalytic domain-containing protein, producing the protein MAPDGYSCEAAAAVHRARSAAIAGQHAAAGVPIDPVLAQGWAGAPQVDLRTLQRAFQRQLTPAFVAGVTAGQRARRANLVYLERPATFRNQVWEGDHKCLPILVLPPRGRAVAPWVTMFLDDATRLITGWALALSPHARTVLTALRMGMLDDPAYGVAHGVPRLLRLDRGLEFAAAAVTTATGALG; encoded by the coding sequence ATGGCGCCGGATGGGTACTCCTGCGAAGCCGCGGCCGCGGTGCACCGGGCCCGATCAGCGGCGATCGCCGGGCAGCACGCCGCGGCGGGCGTACCGATCGACCCGGTGCTGGCCCAGGGCTGGGCGGGCGCTCCGCAGGTGGATCTGCGGACGCTGCAGCGCGCCTTCCAACGCCAGCTGACGCCCGCGTTCGTGGCCGGAGTAACCGCCGGACAGCGGGCCCGGCGGGCCAACCTGGTGTATCTGGAGCGCCCGGCGACCTTCCGCAACCAGGTGTGGGAAGGCGATCACAAGTGCCTGCCGATCCTGGTGCTGCCGCCCCGCGGCCGGGCGGTAGCGCCGTGGGTGACGATGTTCCTCGACGACGCGACCCGCCTCATCACCGGGTGGGCGCTCGCCCTGTCCCCGCACGCGCGCACGGTGCTGACCGCGTTACGGATGGGCATGCTGGACGATCCGGCGTACGGGGTCGCGCACGGGGTGCCCCGGCTGCTGCGGCTGGACCGGGGCCTGGAGTTCGCGGCGGCCGCGGTCACCACGGCGACCGGGGCGCTGGGGTGA
- a CDS encoding AAA family ATPase has translation MTVSFTPRPTMRQVVDGLYLVLTGSQGSNSRFHITRDLITELARLPRLVVVDEAQRLSSDGIETLRHLHDDDNTPSSGCCTSAGTAAGRSCRASRCWPRGSGGAWPWHRWSARSSRR, from the coding sequence GTGACGGTGTCCTTCACCCCCAGGCCGACGATGCGCCAGGTCGTCGACGGGCTGTATCTGGTGCTGACCGGAAGCCAGGGCTCCAACAGCCGCTTCCACATCACCCGGGATCTGATCACCGAGCTGGCCCGGCTCCCGCGGCTGGTCGTGGTGGATGAGGCGCAGCGGCTGAGCAGCGACGGCATCGAGACGCTGCGGCACCTGCACGATGATGACAACACACCCAGTTCGGGCTGCTGTACGTCGGCGGGAACGGCTGCTGGGAGGTCCTGTCGCGCGAGCCGATGCTGGCCTCGCGGGTCTGGCGGCGCCTGGCCATGGCACCGCTGGAGCGCGCGATCGTCCCGCAGGTGA
- a CDS encoding cation:proton antiporter, translated as MGGTLLIAFAAVLLLAVLLSSLAHRTILSTAALFLVAGFVLGDGVLGVLALRPGDDLVATLAELALFTVLFTDGMRVGWPELRGAWRLPGRALGWGLPLTLAITAVGAHYLLGLGWIEALLIGAILAPTDPVFAAALVGNEKVPPRLRQLLNVESGVNDGLALPFVILFLAVAAGSDDLHLGELGLELGLGVVIGVAVPWAAIKLERTRWFAASTAYEPLNALAIGLLVLAAGKATHGNLFLAAFSAGITVATFGPRQRESFEHFGELIAEVFKLAALLVFGALITPSLLASVGWTGWLFALLALVVARPVAIWVSFLRSGLSVREQAAVAWFGPKGFASVVYGLLVLGSGIAAAVPVFQLVAVTIVLSILLHSSTDIVVARWFDEEREVPAWYGGLARRIRRRQ; from the coding sequence ATGGGCGGCACGCTGCTGATCGCGTTCGCGGCCGTGCTGCTGCTGGCGGTGCTGCTGTCCAGCCTGGCTCACCGCACCATCCTGTCCACCGCCGCGCTGTTCCTGGTGGCCGGGTTCGTGCTGGGCGACGGCGTGCTCGGGGTGCTCGCGCTCAGGCCCGGCGACGACCTGGTGGCCACGCTGGCCGAGCTGGCGCTGTTCACCGTGCTGTTCACCGACGGCATGCGGGTGGGCTGGCCGGAGCTGCGCGGCGCCTGGCGGCTGCCCGGCCGGGCACTCGGCTGGGGCCTGCCGCTCACCCTGGCCATCACCGCCGTCGGCGCGCACTACCTGCTCGGCCTGGGCTGGATCGAGGCACTGCTGATCGGCGCGATCCTCGCGCCCACCGACCCGGTCTTCGCCGCCGCGCTGGTCGGCAACGAGAAGGTGCCGCCCCGGCTGCGGCAGCTCCTCAACGTCGAGTCCGGCGTCAACGACGGCCTGGCGCTGCCGTTCGTCATCCTCTTCCTCGCCGTCGCGGCCGGATCCGACGATCTGCACCTCGGAGAGCTGGGCCTGGAGCTGGGGCTCGGCGTCGTCATCGGCGTCGCCGTCCCGTGGGCCGCGATCAAGCTGGAGCGCACCCGCTGGTTCGCCGCCTCCACCGCCTACGAGCCGCTCAACGCCCTGGCCATCGGCCTGCTCGTGCTCGCCGCCGGCAAGGCCACGCACGGCAACCTGTTCCTGGCCGCGTTCTCGGCCGGCATCACCGTGGCCACCTTCGGGCCGCGGCAGCGGGAGTCGTTCGAGCACTTCGGCGAGCTGATCGCCGAGGTGTTCAAGCTGGCCGCGCTGCTGGTGTTCGGCGCGCTCATCACCCCGTCCCTGCTCGCCTCGGTCGGCTGGACCGGCTGGCTGTTCGCGCTGCTGGCCCTGGTGGTGGCGCGGCCGGTCGCGATCTGGGTGTCGTTCCTGCGCTCCGGGCTGAGCGTGCGCGAGCAGGCGGCGGTGGCCTGGTTCGGGCCGAAGGGCTTCGCCTCGGTCGTGTACGGGCTGCTGGTGCTGGGCTCCGGCATCGCCGCCGCCGTGCCGGTGTTCCAGCTCGTCGCCGTGACGATCGTGCTGTCGATCCTGCTGCACTCCTCCACCGACATCGTGGTGGCCCGCTGGTTCGACGAGGAGCGCGAGGTCCCCGCCTGGTACGGCGGCCTCGCCCGCAGGATCCGCCGCCGGCAGTGA
- the sigK gene encoding ECF RNA polymerase sigma factor SigK codes for MGARDRSPVGQDGPGGDPPGPEELLQAVGRGDRAAFERLYEMLAPRVYGLVLRVLRDRAQTEEVAQEVLVEVWRGAARYEPGKGSGLAWALTIAHRRAIDRVRSAQAGTDREERAARLEPHRAFDEVSELVVGRLEGERLRRCLDNLTELQRESVTFAYYGGYSYREVAELVKAPLGTVKTRMRDGLIRLRDCLGVER; via the coding sequence ATGGGAGCGCGGGACCGGTCGCCGGTGGGCCAGGACGGTCCGGGTGGTGATCCGCCGGGGCCGGAGGAGCTGCTGCAGGCGGTCGGCAGGGGTGATCGCGCGGCGTTCGAGCGGTTGTACGAGATGCTGGCGCCGCGGGTGTACGGGCTGGTGCTGCGGGTGTTGCGGGACCGGGCGCAGACCGAGGAGGTGGCGCAGGAGGTGCTGGTGGAGGTATGGCGCGGCGCCGCCCGCTACGAGCCGGGCAAGGGGTCGGGGCTGGCGTGGGCGCTGACCATCGCGCACCGGCGGGCGATCGACCGGGTGCGGTCGGCGCAGGCGGGCACCGACCGGGAGGAGCGGGCCGCGCGGCTGGAGCCGCACCGAGCCTTCGACGAGGTGTCGGAGCTGGTGGTGGGGCGGTTGGAAGGTGAGCGGCTGCGCCGCTGCCTGGACAACCTCACCGAGCTGCAGCGGGAGTCGGTGACCTTCGCCTACTACGGCGGCTACTCCTACCGGGAGGTCGCCGAGCTGGTCAAGGCGCCGCTCGGGACGGTCAAGACACGGATGCGCGATGGGCTGATCCGGTTGCGCGACTGCCTGGGAGTGGAGCGATGA
- a CDS encoding anti-sigma factor gives MKAAEDGFDPHTLAGAYALDAIDDEGERRRFERHLAACAECAQEIAGFAETAARLGAAVAAEPPPGLRTRVLAEIEQVRQLPPALPPAAPSRRRRKVGWRPWPAAVGVAAALAAVAGLGVATMQARQELAQVRRAEQRIAAVLGADDARTITAPAGRAGRGGRGTVVLSRSQGALVFWAAGLGEPPEGRVYQLWQLAPGRITSAGLLASSGSGGTVPVLSALSAGAGRVGVTVEPAGGSRQPTGTPLLLVDLPAA, from the coding sequence ATGAAGGCGGCGGAGGACGGGTTCGACCCGCACACCCTGGCGGGCGCCTACGCACTGGACGCCATCGACGACGAGGGCGAGCGGCGCCGTTTCGAGCGGCACCTGGCCGCGTGCGCCGAGTGCGCGCAGGAGATCGCCGGGTTCGCCGAGACGGCCGCCCGCCTAGGGGCGGCGGTGGCCGCCGAGCCGCCGCCCGGCCTGCGGACGCGGGTGCTGGCCGAGATCGAGCAGGTGCGTCAGCTGCCGCCGGCGCTGCCGCCCGCGGCGCCTTCCCGGCGGAGGCGGAAGGTCGGGTGGCGGCCGTGGCCGGCGGCGGTGGGCGTGGCCGCGGCGTTGGCCGCGGTGGCCGGGCTCGGCGTCGCGACGATGCAGGCGCGCCAGGAGCTGGCGCAGGTCCGGCGGGCCGAGCAGCGGATCGCCGCGGTGCTGGGCGCGGACGACGCCCGCACGATCACCGCCCCGGCCGGCCGGGCGGGACGAGGCGGCCGGGGGACGGTGGTGCTGTCGCGTTCGCAGGGCGCGCTGGTGTTCTGGGCCGCCGGGCTGGGCGAGCCGCCCGAGGGCCGGGTCTACCAGCTGTGGCAGCTCGCACCGGGACGGATCACCTCGGCCGGGCTGCTGGCCTCCAGCGGCTCCGGGGGCACGGTGCCGGTGCTCAGCGCCCTCAGCGCCGGTGCGGGCCGGGTAGGGGTGACGGTGGAGCCGGCCGGCGGGTCGCGGCAGCCGACCGGCACGCCGTTGCTGCTGGTGGACCTGCCCGCCGCCTGA
- a CDS encoding molybdopterin-dependent oxidoreductase yields the protein MAAPRPAGRTSGVLGVLAAALALGVAELTAALVGRPEAGPLLAVGSAVIDLSPAWLKDFAVRTFGTADKPVLLLTLAAATVAGSAAVGTAASRRPRSAIAALAGLAALAGAAALSRPRAGPIHVLPAAVGAAGSTFALLYGRRPPRLRREGRITLGDLARHGRREGCSTLGDLARHGRPVPRTAPAADRRTLLTRGAVLLGAAVLTGGTGRAITSARQASADGRALVLPPPADPARPLPPGVGARVPGLGPFTTPNDSFYRVDTALIVPRVPHQEWTLRIHGLVDRPVELDLADVLARPLTERDITLTCVSNEVGGPYAGNARWLGVDLAALLREAGIQAGADQVLSRSADGWSASTALDAVLDGRDALLAVAMNGAPLPPAHGFPARMIVPGLYGYVSATKWVTDLKLTRFADERAYWTRRGWAERAPIKTASRIEVPKPFAEVPAGPVAVAGTAWAQHRGIAAVEVRVDDGPWLRAGLAASGGPDTWRQWRMTWQATPGRHRLQVRATDAGGDVQTAERVPPIPAGATGRHTVLVTVT from the coding sequence GTGGCGGCCCCGAGACCGGCGGGCCGGACATCGGGGGTCCTCGGTGTGCTGGCGGCGGCGCTGGCCCTGGGGGTGGCGGAGCTGACCGCCGCGCTGGTGGGCCGGCCCGAGGCCGGTCCGCTGCTCGCGGTGGGGTCGGCGGTCATCGACCTGAGCCCGGCGTGGCTGAAGGACTTCGCCGTCCGCACCTTCGGCACCGCCGACAAGCCGGTCCTGCTCCTGACCCTGGCGGCCGCGACGGTGGCCGGGTCGGCGGCCGTCGGAACGGCCGCGTCCCGGCGGCCGCGCTCGGCCATCGCGGCCTTGGCAGGGCTCGCCGCGCTCGCCGGGGCCGCGGCGCTGTCCCGGCCGCGAGCAGGACCGATCCACGTGCTGCCCGCCGCGGTGGGGGCGGCGGGCAGCACCTTCGCCCTGCTGTACGGCCGGCGCCCGCCACGGCTCCGCCGGGAGGGCCGTATCACGCTGGGCGACCTGGCGCGCCACGGTCGCCGAGAGGGCTGTAGCACACTGGGCGACCTGGCGCGCCACGGCCGTCCCGTGCCACGCACGGCGCCGGCCGCCGATCGGCGGACGCTGCTCACCCGCGGCGCCGTCCTGCTCGGGGCGGCCGTCCTGACCGGCGGCACCGGGCGGGCGATCACCTCGGCCCGGCAGGCGTCCGCCGACGGCCGCGCCCTGGTGCTGCCCCCTCCCGCCGACCCGGCCCGGCCGCTCCCCCCGGGCGTGGGGGCGCGGGTGCCGGGGCTCGGCCCGTTCACCACCCCCAACGACTCCTTCTACCGGGTCGACACCGCGCTGATCGTGCCGCGGGTGCCGCACCAGGAGTGGACGCTGCGCATCCACGGCCTGGTCGACCGCCCGGTCGAACTGGACCTCGCCGACGTGCTGGCCCGGCCGCTGACCGAACGCGACATCACCCTGACCTGCGTGTCCAACGAGGTCGGCGGCCCTTACGCCGGAAACGCCCGCTGGCTCGGCGTCGACCTGGCCGCGCTGCTGCGCGAGGCCGGCATCCAGGCTGGAGCGGATCAGGTCCTGTCCCGCTCCGCGGACGGCTGGAGCGCCTCCACCGCCCTGGACGCGGTGCTGGACGGCCGCGACGCGCTGCTGGCCGTCGCGATGAACGGCGCCCCGCTGCCGCCCGCGCACGGCTTCCCGGCGCGGATGATCGTGCCCGGCCTGTACGGCTACGTCTCGGCCACCAAATGGGTCACCGACCTCAAGCTCACCCGCTTCGCCGACGAGCGGGCGTACTGGACCCGGCGCGGCTGGGCCGAACGCGCGCCGATCAAGACCGCCTCCCGCATCGAGGTGCCCAAGCCCTTCGCCGAGGTGCCCGCCGGTCCGGTCGCCGTCGCCGGCACCGCGTGGGCCCAGCACCGCGGCATCGCCGCCGTCGAGGTCCGCGTCGACGACGGGCCCTGGCTGCGGGCCGGCCTGGCGGCGTCCGGCGGGCCGGACACCTGGCGGCAATGGCGCATGACCTGGCAGGCCACCCCCGGCCGGCACCGCCTGCAGGTCCGCGCCACCGACGCGGGCGGCGACGTCCAGACCGCCGAACGCGTACCGCCGATCCCGGCTGGCGCCACCGGCCGGCACACGGTCCTGGTGACCGTCACCTGA
- a CDS encoding fasciclin domain-containing protein has product MKIRHAAGLPILAMAGAMTVSLTGTGPAALASARPAGTAAGGGSWSAAAQPMTVRRPFGPGCSAVPRTGKGSFTGMAADPVATAASHNPVLSTLVAAVKKAGLVDTLNGADGITVFAPTDQAFAKIPKATLAKVLADRKTLTAILTYHVVKGRKTPADLRRGRFTTLQGGAVATRGSGATYMINNARVVCGDVPTRNATVYLIDTVLMPKS; this is encoded by the coding sequence ATGAAGATTCGTCATGCCGCCGGACTGCCGATCCTGGCCATGGCCGGCGCGATGACCGTCTCGCTGACCGGCACCGGCCCGGCCGCGCTCGCCTCCGCCCGACCCGCCGGCACCGCTGCGGGCGGCGGGTCCTGGTCCGCCGCCGCGCAGCCGATGACCGTCCGGCGCCCCTTCGGCCCGGGCTGCTCGGCGGTGCCCCGCACCGGCAAGGGCAGCTTCACCGGCATGGCCGCCGACCCGGTTGCCACCGCCGCCTCGCACAACCCCGTCCTGTCCACCCTCGTCGCGGCGGTGAAGAAGGCCGGCCTGGTCGACACCCTCAACGGCGCCGACGGCATCACCGTCTTCGCGCCGACCGACCAGGCGTTCGCCAAGATCCCCAAGGCGACCCTGGCGAAGGTCCTGGCCGACAGGAAGACGCTGACGGCGATCCTCACCTACCACGTCGTCAAGGGCCGCAAGACCCCGGCCGACCTGCGGCGCGGCCGCTTCACCACGCTGCAGGGCGGCGCGGTCGCCACCCGCGGCTCCGGCGCCACGTACATGATCAACAACGCGCGGGTGGTCTGCGGCGACGTGCCCACCCGCAACGCCACCGTCTACCTCATCGACACCGTCCTCATGCCCAAGAGCTGA
- a CDS encoding TetR/AcrR family transcriptional regulator yields MARTGRPRAFDKDQALERALLLFWSRGYADTSIQDLVDALALERGSLYGAFGDKRQFYLTAVRLYWDTYERELVTALESGPVLPALREVLTHPARAQEYASDVGVPQGCMIGNTTAELVPHDAEAREIVARSHARFIRIVADALRRAQADGEVTRAAAPEAQAQLLLFTVQGLSLVSRAGLDTSAALAAVDALIDALRA; encoded by the coding sequence ATGGCACGGACGGGACGCCCCCGAGCGTTCGACAAGGACCAGGCACTGGAGCGCGCGCTCCTGCTGTTCTGGTCCCGCGGCTACGCCGACACCTCCATCCAGGACCTGGTCGACGCGCTGGCCCTGGAACGGGGCAGCCTGTACGGCGCCTTCGGCGACAAGCGGCAGTTCTACCTGACGGCGGTCCGGCTGTACTGGGACACCTACGAGCGCGAGCTGGTCACGGCGCTGGAGTCCGGGCCGGTGCTGCCGGCGCTGCGCGAGGTGCTCACCCATCCGGCCCGGGCCCAGGAGTACGCCTCCGACGTCGGCGTCCCCCAAGGGTGCATGATCGGCAACACCACCGCAGAACTGGTCCCGCACGATGCCGAGGCCCGCGAGATCGTGGCCCGCTCGCACGCCCGCTTCATCCGGATCGTCGCCGACGCCCTGCGGCGCGCGCAGGCCGACGGCGAGGTCACCCGGGCCGCCGCGCCCGAGGCCCAGGCGCAGCTCCTGCTGTTCACCGTCCAGGGTCTCTCCCTGGTCTCCCGCGCGGGGCTCGACACCTCCGCCGCACTCGCCGCCGTCGATGCCCTGATCGACGCCCTCCGCGCCTGA
- a CDS encoding SDR family NAD(P)-dependent oxidoreductase → MDFNGRTALVTGSGAIGGLGHATARILAAGGADVIITGTDPGRGAQVVADVRAGATGSVRFVPADLADPEAVRRLAEDAGTVDILVNNAGVVPFGATAEQDLDAYDAAFAVNVRAPFLLVARLAPRMAAGRGGSIVNVSSTAAALGLPQMAVYGATKAALESLTRTWAAEFAASNVRVNAVAPGPMTTSKVVAVMGPDVGGMGLTTALRRAADPAEVAQVIAFLAGDQAGYVTGAVVAADGGRTAI, encoded by the coding sequence ATGGACTTCAACGGCAGAACGGCCCTGGTCACCGGATCGGGCGCCATCGGCGGGCTCGGGCACGCGACGGCGAGGATCCTCGCCGCCGGCGGGGCCGACGTGATCATCACCGGCACCGACCCCGGCCGCGGCGCCCAGGTCGTCGCCGACGTGCGGGCCGGCGCGACCGGCAGCGTGCGCTTCGTCCCCGCCGACCTGGCCGACCCGGAGGCCGTGCGGCGGCTGGCCGAGGACGCCGGGACGGTGGACATCCTCGTCAACAACGCGGGCGTCGTCCCGTTCGGCGCGACCGCCGAGCAGGACCTCGACGCCTACGACGCCGCCTTCGCGGTCAACGTGCGCGCGCCGTTCCTCCTGGTCGCCCGGCTCGCGCCGCGGATGGCCGCCGGCCGGGGCGGCAGCATCGTCAACGTCAGCTCCACCGCGGCCGCCCTGGGCCTGCCGCAGATGGCGGTCTACGGCGCCACCAAGGCGGCGCTCGAATCGCTGACCCGTACCTGGGCGGCCGAGTTCGCCGCCTCGAACGTGCGCGTCAACGCCGTGGCCCCCGGCCCGATGACCACCTCCAAGGTGGTGGCGGTCATGGGCCCGGACGTCGGCGGCATGGGGCTGACGACGGCGCTGCGGCGCGCCGCCGACCCGGCCGAGGTCGCCCAGGTGATCGCCTTCCTGGCCGGCGACCAGGCGGGCTACGTGACCGGCGCCGTCGTGGCCGCCGACGGTGGCCGCACCGCCATCTGA
- a CDS encoding SDR family oxidoreductase, protein MRRLAGKYALITGGTGGIGFATAREFLAEGAAVAITGRSRERLDEAARRLGGQVLPVLSDAGDVPGQAALAARLRQEWPRLDVVMSNAADVTHLPIEEWTEEAFDRLVATNLKGPFFLIRALLPLLSRQASVILVGSVSAFVGHENAAVYGAAKAGLLSLSRGLTYELRERGVRVNGLSPGPTRTDTFAALGPERQAALYDELRRTVPLHRIGTATELAKAAVYLASDESAYTAGTVLRVDGGVGELAY, encoded by the coding sequence ATGCGTCGTCTAGCGGGCAAGTACGCCCTGATCACGGGAGGAACGGGCGGCATCGGGTTCGCGACCGCCCGCGAGTTCCTGGCCGAGGGAGCGGCCGTCGCGATCACCGGCCGGTCGCGCGAACGTCTGGACGAGGCCGCCCGGCGGCTCGGCGGCCAGGTGCTGCCCGTGTTGTCCGACGCCGGCGACGTGCCCGGCCAGGCGGCGCTCGCGGCGCGGCTGCGGCAGGAGTGGCCGCGGCTCGACGTCGTGATGAGCAACGCCGCCGACGTCACCCACCTGCCGATCGAGGAATGGACCGAGGAGGCGTTCGACCGGCTCGTCGCCACCAACCTCAAGGGGCCGTTCTTCCTGATCAGGGCCCTGCTGCCGCTGTTGTCCCGGCAGGCGTCCGTCATCCTGGTCGGCTCCGTCTCCGCCTTCGTCGGGCACGAGAACGCGGCGGTCTACGGCGCGGCCAAGGCCGGCCTGCTGTCCCTGTCGCGCGGGCTGACCTACGAGCTGAGGGAGCGGGGCGTCCGCGTCAACGGGCTGAGCCCGGGGCCCACCCGCACGGACACCTTCGCCGCACTCGGCCCCGAGCGGCAGGCCGCCCTGTACGACGAGCTGCGGCGGACCGTGCCCCTGCACCGCATCGGCACCGCCACCGAGCTGGCGAAGGCGGCCGTCTACCTGGCCTCCGACGAGTCCGCCTACACCGCCGGCACCGTGCTGCGCGTCGACGGCGGCGTCGGCGAGCTCGCCTACTGA
- a CDS encoding alpha/beta fold hydrolase yields the protein MQPEPTAQLRHRAVEAPAGRLHLVEQGSGPLVLLVHGFPESWYSWRRQLPALAAAGHRAVAIDVRGYGRSSKPAAVDAYRMLDLVEDNLAVVRALGEESAVVVGHDWGSPVAATSALLHPEVFRAVGLLSVPYAPPGGPRPSAVFSRLGGPEQEFYVSYFQEPGRAEAEIEPDVRGWLAGFYAALSADTMPAPDEPDPHFVTRGGRLRDRFPTGVLPAWLSEDDLDVYAGEFERTGMTGALNRYRNLDRDWADLAPHHAAPIKQPSLFIGGALDASTTWMSDAIDAYPVTLPGLSAAHLLDGCGHWVQQECPDEVNRLLTDWLATLR from the coding sequence ATGCAGCCCGAGCCGACCGCCCAGCTCCGCCACCGCGCCGTCGAGGCCCCGGCCGGGCGCCTGCACCTGGTGGAGCAGGGCAGCGGCCCGCTGGTGCTGCTCGTGCACGGCTTCCCCGAGTCCTGGTACTCCTGGCGCCGCCAGCTCCCGGCCCTGGCCGCGGCCGGGCACCGGGCGGTGGCGATCGACGTGCGCGGTTACGGCCGCTCCTCCAAGCCGGCGGCGGTCGACGCGTACCGGATGCTCGACCTGGTGGAGGACAACCTGGCCGTCGTGCGCGCCCTCGGCGAGGAGAGCGCGGTGGTCGTCGGCCACGACTGGGGCTCCCCCGTCGCCGCCACCTCCGCCCTGCTCCACCCCGAGGTCTTCCGCGCCGTGGGCCTGCTGAGCGTCCCCTACGCGCCGCCCGGCGGCCCCCGTCCCAGCGCGGTCTTCAGCCGGTTGGGAGGCCCCGAGCAGGAGTTCTACGTCTCCTATTTCCAGGAGCCCGGCCGCGCCGAGGCGGAGATCGAGCCCGACGTCCGGGGCTGGCTCGCGGGCTTCTACGCGGCCCTGTCCGCCGACACCATGCCCGCCCCGGACGAGCCCGACCCGCACTTCGTCACCCGCGGCGGCCGGCTGCGCGACCGCTTCCCCACGGGCGTCCTCCCGGCCTGGCTGAGCGAGGACGACCTCGACGTCTACGCCGGGGAGTTCGAGCGCACAGGGATGACCGGCGCGCTCAACCGCTACCGCAACCTGGACCGGGACTGGGCGGACCTCGCCCCGCACCACGCGGCCCCGATCAAGCAGCCGTCCCTGTTCATCGGCGGCGCCCTGGACGCCTCCACCACCTGGATGTCCGACGCCATCGACGCCTACCCCGTCACCCTTCCCGGCCTGTCGGCCGCCCACCTCCTGGACGGCTGCGGCCACTGGGTCCAGCAGGAGTGCCCCGACGAGGTCAACCGCCTGCTGACCGACTGGCTCGCCACCCTCCGGTGA
- a CDS encoding IclR family transcriptional regulator: MKPGPPQPPMPPAAARTGPVVARALQILGAFTPDRRSLTLSDLSRHAGLPVSTVHRLVAELVAWGALERGPAGRYHVGLRLWEIGSLAPRGLGLREAALPYLEDLSQVTRENVQLAVREGTEVVFVERIAGSGAVPVLTRVGGRFALTATGVGLVLLAYAPADVREQVLARPVERYTPRTLTTARQIRAALADTRARGYAVSDRQVTMDALSVAAPIHDQDGQVVAAVSLVVHHGTASTRALAHLVRTSARAISRALPPSPSGR; encoded by the coding sequence ATGAAGCCCGGACCGCCGCAACCTCCGATGCCGCCGGCCGCCGCGCGGACCGGGCCGGTCGTGGCGCGCGCCCTGCAGATCCTCGGCGCGTTCACTCCCGACCGGCGGTCGCTGACGCTCAGCGATCTGTCCCGGCACGCCGGGCTGCCGGTCTCCACCGTGCACCGGCTGGTGGCCGAGCTCGTGGCCTGGGGCGCCCTCGAACGAGGCCCGGCCGGCCGCTACCACGTCGGCCTGCGCCTGTGGGAGATCGGCTCGCTCGCGCCGCGCGGGCTGGGCCTGCGCGAGGCCGCGTTGCCGTACCTGGAGGACCTGTCGCAGGTCACCCGCGAGAACGTGCAGCTGGCCGTGCGGGAGGGCACCGAGGTCGTGTTCGTCGAACGCATCGCGGGCAGCGGCGCGGTGCCGGTGCTCACCAGGGTCGGCGGCCGCTTCGCGCTCACGGCCACCGGCGTCGGCCTGGTCCTGCTCGCGTACGCCCCCGCCGACGTGCGGGAACAGGTCCTGGCCCGCCCGGTCGAGCGGTACACCCCGCGCACGCTCACCACCGCCCGCCAGATCCGCGCGGCCCTCGCCGACACCCGCGCCCGCGGCTACGCCGTCAGCGACCGGCAGGTCACCATGGACGCCCTGTCCGTCGCCGCCCCCATCCACGACCAGGACGGCCAGGTCGTCGCCGCGGTGTCCCTGGTCGTCCACCACGGCACCGCCTCGACCCGGGCGCTCGCCCACCTCGTACGCACCAGCGCCCGCGCCATCTCCCGCGCCCTCCCGCCGTCCCCGTCCGGACGCTGA
- a CDS encoding PDR/VanB family oxidoreductase, translating to MSAMASVGDAAGRPVVVHAREQVADGVVRFELRDPAGGALPGWTPGAHIDLVLGDESRVRQYSLCGDPADRTTWRIAVLREPGGRGGSAYAHDELHPGATVLTRGPRNNFPLRPAARYLFIAGGIGITPILPMITAVGGARWRLVYGGRTAASMAFAGELRAAHGDRVLLRPQDEHGLLDLDALLAEEPMDTLVYCCGPAPLLEAVEARCANRPLHVERFAPKDPAGPAVTGAFEVELAASGLTLPVPPNRSILEVVEEAGVPVLTSCREGTCGTCETPVLAGVVDHRDSLLTAEERAANDVMFVCVSRAAGPKLVLDL from the coding sequence ATGAGCGCGATGGCGAGCGTGGGTGACGCGGCCGGCCGCCCGGTCGTCGTGCACGCGCGCGAGCAGGTGGCCGACGGGGTCGTCAGGTTCGAGCTGCGTGATCCGGCCGGCGGGGCGCTGCCCGGCTGGACGCCCGGCGCGCACATCGACCTGGTGCTCGGCGACGAGAGCCGGGTCCGCCAGTACTCGCTGTGCGGCGACCCGGCCGACCGGACGACGTGGCGGATCGCCGTGCTGCGCGAGCCCGGCGGCCGGGGCGGCTCGGCGTACGCGCACGACGAGCTCCACCCGGGCGCCACGGTCCTGACCCGCGGCCCGCGCAACAACTTCCCGCTCCGCCCCGCCGCCCGCTACCTGTTCATCGCCGGCGGGATCGGGATCACCCCCATCCTGCCCATGATCACCGCCGTCGGGGGCGCGCGCTGGCGGCTGGTCTACGGCGGCCGCACGGCGGCGTCGATGGCGTTCGCCGGCGAGCTGCGCGCCGCCCACGGCGACCGCGTGCTCCTGCGGCCGCAGGACGAGCACGGCCTGCTCGACCTCGACGCCCTCCTGGCGGAGGAGCCCATGGACACCCTCGTCTACTGCTGCGGCCCCGCCCCGCTCCTGGAGGCCGTCGAGGCGCGGTGCGCGAACCGGCCCCTGCACGTGGAGCGCTTCGCCCCCAAGGACCCGGCGGGCCCGGCCGTGACCGGCGCGTTCGAGGTCGAGCTGGCCGCCTCCGGCCTGACTCTGCCGGTGCCGCCGAACCGGTCGATCCTGGAGGTCGTGGAGGAGGCGGGCGTCCCCGTCCTGACCTCGTGCCGGGAGGGCACCTGCGGCACCTGCGAGACCCCCGTCCTCGCCGGCGTCGTGGACCACCGCGACTCGCTCCTCACCGCCGAGGAACGGGCGGCGAACGACGTGATGTTCGTCTGCGTCTCCCGCGCCGCCGGCCCCAAGCTGGTCCTCGACCTCTGA